The window AGAATTAAGGTAAATATTTTGTCCTATTCCTTTGGTCTTATATCAACTATATCTTATAATTTGTACATATGGTATTGTAGTTTTCTTGAATTGGGTTGTTGCAAGTTGGCTGGACTAGACATTCTGTTAACATTTTACTTGTTGAACTTCTAAATTCAGATGTTTCCTTTTACTTGAGTAACCTACAATTTCAGTTGTAACTTTATTAGTAAAGAGTGAAGTGTATGTTCTAATTAAGAATTTTCAGCATATGACTTGTGGAATTGATGCATGCATTTCTAACAGATGGTTTGGGAGAAGCAGCTCTTCCAAAGAATTAAGGTAAATATTCTGTCCTATTTCTTTGGTCTTATATCAACTATATCTTATCATTTGtaatttattagaatttttttggATATCTTTCTTGTATATATGAATTAActgttcttttttcctttttatatcgGTATCCGAGTACACTGATTTCAAAGTGCTGTTTACGGTGGAGTTACTGAAATTCATAGAGTTGGTTGTGTTAGGAGAATTACTTGCATTTGAGATCTTAGGTCAATAAATTTGCGACTTGCGTAtgtgtatgaaattttttttaaagttgatattatttgtttatcttaaactaataactaatatgaattttttttgttattattatgtcTTATtgataacatttttaatttattaggaaACCAGATATTTCTTTTAGGTTCAAGTATGAAACTAAAGTAATTTTTACTCTTTCGATTACTGATGTGATTTTTCTCAATTTTGACTCTTATTTATCTCAATGTTAGAAGATCTAATTTTATGCATTTgaataataatatacttttatTGTAATACGTGAAAAAACCTATAAAATCCTATATGGTTCAATTTCAATTGCTACCTTCCTTAAATTTTAATGCgatgaaagaattttttttatatacataaattatattggttttggttattatttatatttatcttcttaattgtgttgtttatatttttaagttgTATTTGTTGTTGCATAATTTATGAATTTGAACAAGATACAATGTTCTGTGAAACATGATTTCTATAGCCAATTCTAAGACGTGCTCATCAAAATTAATGTTTGAAAAGCAACAATACTTATGCACACTATGAAGAGTTAGGAAAAAATACTTATGTATTGAGTAGTGATAGAGTAAATAAATCTGTTACATTTAGTTAAGAATTgaacaacaaaaatactttttattaacaTAAAGAGTGACAATCCAAGAACACTGGAAAAACAAATCCAAAAGAAGGAACATAAATTTTCAACCCGTGCGTTGCATGGGTCTTCGCTAGTAAAAGTACATGTATAGTAAAATTGTATTCctgattgaaattatttttctaagaaacattgtacataaaaataatgtcatatacttaaaattttattattattactattattattattttagatctTGACACCTTTAGTGATTTTGAAATtcttaaacataaacataaatattttattaaaaattatttatatacatcgtaCTTGAAATTTAAGTGCATaggaaataaaacttaacaagaagttttcttacattatttatttacataagtatttaacGAAACCAAATATTACACTTTTCATCATTGattaaatgaccaatatttccttcagaatcCTCAAAGAGATTAGATACTTTAtaatgagtggtgtaattttCAGGGATAtcttttgaaacaaaatttgtctcTCTTCTTTTATCATCCTTTTTCAAGAATGCTTGATAAAGATTAACTAAGTGCCTTGGAGTACGATAGGTATAAGACCAATGGCTCTTTCCACCACAACAAAATATTTATCCtctattgatttattttgccaATTATTTCTTTCGTTATCCCACTTTTGGTGAGATCCTTTTTTGTgaatataatttttctttctttcagatttttttttgttgtcaGAACCTTACTATTTACCTTTtctggggtttagggtttaggatttaaaaGCAGTTCATTAttacgttcagcaacaagaagataagaaattagctcaaaatattttttaaattctttttctcgatactactGCTGCAAGAGCACATTCGAGACATAGAAgatcgagaaagttttctctaacatatcattatcagttatctttacttcacataatttcattcgtgaggtaatTCGAAATATTGCTGAATTGTAtttatttatggatttaaaatcttgtacaCGCAAATGTGTCCACTCATATTAGATTTGAGGAATTATCACTGTCTTTTGATGATTTTACCTTTTTTCAAGGTTCTTCCACACAGGATCTTTTAATatgagttatttatttttcaatccttTATTAAGATGAACACGAAGGAAGATCATGATTTGAATTTATCCTTCTAAAatgctttatttttatctttaatggtATCTCTAAGATctattgaatcaagatgaattttaGCATCTAATATCTATGATAAGTAATTATTTCTAGATAtatcaagaacatcaaattcaaaatgagagagttttgacataataaaaatttattacttgAGTCTTTCTAAATTTTGATCaaagtctcgtgctgataatgtgttataaaataaataaataaagaaaaagaaataaatataaagtaaagtaGTATAAACagaatattttagtattaatattcaccaatattattatctcaatataatGGAAATGATCCACATATATATATGTTTACTAATTATGTtgcaatttaaaaagaaagagataaGTATTGTTTTAGTCCCTCatgttgagggtcagaatcaaaATCGTCTCGggtgtatattttgatttaaaatcatcctttaaagttgtatttgaatttaaaatcgtCCCTTACGAAgtaaattttttgtaaataacGACGATACCCTTCTGAAGTTAATGTGTTTCGCGCGAAACACTTCACCCATTCATATGCTTGTAAACCCTCAACGTAAACCCCAACATTAATAAGAACGCTTCACTTCACCAATGTAGTTGCAGCGTGCCCTAAGTAAGAATCAGAAACGACAGGAGGTGTTCTTGAAGGCAGGGTCGTGCACAGTCCGTCAGGTATGTTTCGCTATTTACTGAGATTAGGGATAAACATCAATGTGgggtttcttttttaattttttcttctatttatgtgaTATGGCAATGTGTATAGGTTGTTGGAGAAGACAATGGTGTACTTTAAAGTGAAAGTCTACCATGGGGTGTGCTAAGGCTACTCACTGGAGGGACTGGAAGAGGAACATGGCCGAACTGAAAGCTATGAATCAGGAAGCCTTTAGGTACCTAAATGCTATCCCTCCTAGGTATTGGTCTAGATCTAGGTTCACATATAATTCTAAGGTAGATACACTGGTTAACAATATGTCTGAGAGCTTTAATGTTGCCATAGTTGATGCTAGAGAGAAACCTATAGTTATAATGTTAGAGGAGATCAGGGTTAAACTAATGACTAGGTGGGCAGAGAATAGGGATCTAGCTCAGAAATATTCAGAGACAATCTTATCTAGGATTAGAATCAAGTTGGAGAGGAGGTCTAGATCTGCTGGAGAATGGCGGCCATATTGGTCTGCAGCTCAGAAATATGAGGTTGTGAATGGGTTAGATAAGTTTGCTGTTGACTTAGGATCCTATAAGTGCTCATGTAGAAGGTGGCAGTTGAGTGGAATACCTTGTGTCCATGCGATTAGTTGCATCAAGTTCAAGGGGCTTGGCTTGGAACCTTATGTGGCTGATTGCTACAAGAGAGAAGCATACTTGAGGTGCTACGAGGCAGTAATTCACCCATTGAACGGACCTGATCTATGGGAGATTACACCTCATCCTGATGTAATGCCTCCCCTATACAGAAGGCCTAGTCACAGGCCAGTCAAAAAAAGGAAACCATCTGTTGGAGATGAAGAACAGAGCAGCCACACTCACATGTCAAGGAAGGGGGAGAAACAAAGGTGCTCTATATGTAGTTCAGTTGGACATAATAAAAGCAGATGCCCTAAACCTATTGAGAATAAGGTATGTTGATTAATTTTTCACATTGCTTGTCTGGAATTTTTTCATAAGCCTTATGTTCATCTCTATTGACTACAACTGTTTCATAGGCCCAAAATTCCAAGAAATTAAGCAAAGGCAAGCAAAACAGGGGAAGCAACAACTTACAGCCTCCAGCTGCTAAGGGAGGAAAGAAGACTGCATCTACACAGCCCACTCCAAAGCTCACTGTCAAGAGAAAAGTTGCTTCAGCAACACAGCCACCAAATTCAGCCCAGTCTAACTCTGCAACACAGCAAAAAAGGCCTAGAGGCAGGCCCAAGGGGACCACTAAGTCCACATCTTCAGCCCAACATGATCCACAACCCAAGAGGATTTCCAGCCCAAAAAGCTCAGCACCTTCTACATCCTCATCACAGCCAAAAATCACAAGTCTTCCAGTATCTCAGCCATCCCTTACCACAGCTTCAAGCCAACCCACTGGGCACTTCTCTGTCAGCCTTTCTGGAGGACCTCACCTTTCTCCAAGGAAACTGAAGTTAATGGCAAAGTTGCTTCCAAAAAAATGGGGATTGCTTTAGGGAAATGACAAAACTTAGCATCAAATTGTCATAGTTCTATATCAGGCATgttggtttattttgttttaagtttGTGTTAAGGTTCTGGTTAAACAGTGTGGACTTGTTGGTTATTTTTTGTTGCTTATATTTTGCCTTTGTGCTACTGACTGTTGTACTAAATTATTGGCTTGTTCGCAGCCAATCCTTTTGATGGTTACTTTATTTTGAGTTAAGTTTCTTTTAAGGTTCTGGGAATGTGAAACACTATGCTTATTATGTATTTAGACGTTTACCATTTTAATGACACTGTTATATTATTGTTCAGTAATGGAACTCATGTATTTGCCAAGCAAAAGCTTCACTCTCATTTCATTATCCAACCATGCTTATAAACAGTcacatatgtgtgtgtgtgtgtgtgaaatagATTCAACAGAACAGATTCAAGACCCCCCTACTagataaaccctagcccaattcaccaccaacaacaacaacagcagaaTACACCTACACATGTTTCATATAAGGTTTAACGGAATTACACACTGTTGCATTGCTTTAGACCAATTCTGCAATAGCAAACATACAAACCCAACccacccaaaaaatcctaaaacaacAACGACCTTCAGCTTCCACTCTGCCGCTTTGGTTCTTGATTTCATTATCGAAACCTACTTCCTTATTCTAGCAATTTATGAATGTTCCACCTCTGAATCTGGATCTGCCCAACGAAAGAGATTGCAGCCTTGTTGCACCTGCACATGCCCACCGTGAGGGATCTCCATTCCATCACCCAAACGACCCAATTCAGAGGAAAAGTAAAAAAACAAACCTTCCCAAAATCTGCGACCTGGGTTCTCCTTGGTCCTCGAGATTCGCAACACCGGGCTTCTCACCATGGGAACAAAGTAGCAGCCTACCATGTGACCAAGatttgtggtgcacgaaattggaaatcacaattcttcacaaattcgcacaactaaccagcaagtgcactgggtcgtccaagtaataccttacgtgagtaagggtcgatcccacggagattattggcttgaagcaatctatggttatcttgtaactcttagtcaggaagacaataaagtaattcacttatcaaatttgattgcaaggaataaaagggcagaacacaaattatacttgtatgcaatgatggagaatatgttggagttttggagatgctttgtcttctgaaattctgctttcctctgtttctgattcacgcacgcacgtcctcctatggcaagctgtgtgttggtggatcaccgttgtcaatggctaccatccatccttccagtgaaaagggtccaggtgcgctgtcaccgcacggctaatcatctgcaggttctcaatcataccggaataggatttactatccttttgcgtctgtcactacgcccagcactcgcaagtttgaagctcgtcacagtcattcaatccctgaatcctactcggaataccacagacaaggtttagactttccggattctcttgaatgctgccatcaatctagcttatgccacgaagattccgattaagagatctaagagatattcattcattctaatgtgaaacgtaagtggttgtcaggcacgcgttcgtggaggaatgatgatgattgtcacgttcatcacattcatattgaagtgcgaatggatatcttagataggaacacgcatgtttgaatggaaaacagaaatacttgcattaattcatcgagacacagcagagctcctcacccccaacaatggagtttagagactcatgccgtcaaaaggtacaaagttcagatctaaaatgttatgagatacaaaataaatctctaaaagttgtttaaatactaaactagtaacctaggtttacagaaaatgagtaaactatgatagatggtgcagaaatccacttctggggcccatttggtgtgtgctggggctgagacttaagcttcacacgtgcatgggctgttttgggcgttcaatgccaggttgtaacctatttctggcgttgaactccaacttgtaacttgtttctagcgctggacgccagactgcaacatggaactggcgttgaacgccagtgtacgtcatctatccttgagcaaggtatggactattatatattgctggaaagtcctggatgtctactttccaacgcaattggaagtgcgccatttggactcttgtagctccagaaattccattccgagtgcagagaggtcagactccaacagcatcagtagtcctttttcagcctgaatcagatttttgctcagctccctcaatttcagccagaaaatacctgaaattacagaaaaacacacaaactcatagtaaagtccagaaatataaattttgcctagaaactaatgaaaataaactaaaaactaactaaaacatactaaaaactatatgaaattaaccccaaaaagcgtataaaatatccgctcatcaatttgcTTCGAGACGAGGTTGAGCTTTGTGCAGCCATGGCGTTCTCCCTCTAGCAGGTCCTCGACATTGAACTCTGCAACAGTGGCTTTTACGCTGCAttaccctttctttctttctcatcaATGTATTGAAACTTTtccatttatttaattatatatataaataattgtttTCGGTGGTCATACTGCCTCATAACGACGAAAGGCTATTTacgtccaaaaaaaattataaaagacgattttaaattcaaatacaactttaaggatgattttaaattaaaatatacaccAAAGACGGTTTCAATTCTGATCCTCAAGTGAGggatcaaaataatatttattcctATTTGttatgtattattgttatataaaatGTCAGAgactttttttctatttatacacgtattaaattcaaattttgttaatttgattcatataaaataataaaaacttgattttttttttgaaataaaccGTTTAAATATTAATAGGCATCTACATTCATCTTTGTCGCAACATGCATAacatatttctttttaaaaaaataaactttcaTTTATAGAAAATCGTCAAACCGCATTTACATAGAGAATATGCAGGGcacattaattatataaattggtACACTAATATTCAAGTTCAATGATTGTTTATGAAAAAGACATATGCTTCAACAATCAACAGTTTTTTTGTTGTCGTGGAGAGCAGCTAGCGATGCAATTAAAGGGATAAAAGAATATCATATGGAGTCGCGTTGGATTGACGCAGGCAAAGAATCTAAGAGGGGCCCAAGTCTAAGGGagagccattaccatccaatgtTAATCCAACTTTCCTCATTCATGCATTCATATGCTTTTCATGAAAACTGTCCAATTTCCTAACACATAAAATGCCGTATTTGTGAAATGTTAATAGTCAACTGCATACAAATTCAATGTCTTTAATTTAGCACTTTATTATTAAGCCAGCTGAACCATGAGCTAGCCACCAGACCACAGCCGAATTTCCACATTTTGCACTCATTTCTCTTTCAAGGGGTAGGCTCCTTGCCTGGCTTTGATGTCACTTCCTTTTCAGAGATTtggtaaaagaaaattttaaacgtTATAAATGAACAACCAATTTAATTATAacatattttatatatcattacaaTTAACCACTTAAATAATCAAacatttcataaattaaaaaaacaattttttcgtaaaatacttttttaagtttttgtatttttaagatttaaaaaaaagtattttgatattttatcaaTAAAAGTAATTTGATGTTTTCGTATTCATACATGATATGGGTAGCtgcttaataaataattttatcaatgTAGTGTATTTGAAAAATTTAtcctataaaataattatattaacttttataaattttttataattattttataaaatgaagatgtcaattcaacagtaaaattaattaagctataatttatataaaatgtttataattttatgaaaaacCGAAAATAGTTAAATCatgatttctttttttattttaacttcacAAATGTCAATGTTAaggtattaaaaaaaaagaagtgtgatgttttttaaatttttaaatttaaattttaaattttaaattttaaattagaaaagtatagatagacaacgaaaatattaaatagtaaacaaTGGATATGCCAATGCTCAATTCAATAGATATGCGAATGTTAGGTTTTTTGGGtggaatatttttttactttattagatCAATTTTAGATCacattattcacattattcacaaaagtcattgtctacctaataaaatccttttaaattttaaactctaaattataaatcttaaattttaaattctaaagtttaaatattaaattttaaattataaactctaaatttaaattattaatataataaaatataataaattaaaaattaaaatttatttaattaacaaaaaatatagaACTTGTTATTCAGTAAAAAACGTTTGAAGATAAACTCTTCTTAAAAACCTAATATTCTGTGTTCTTTATGTTTAGAAACTGTTTTTtgcaattttcaatttaaattttgcaGGCAAAAGAAGGGAAAGGTTGAATAACACAATCCAAGCCAGCCACGTAAAGAAACAGCTACAGCCTACAGTTAGTGCTTTTCCAACACGTATTCTGCACCAAGCACCGTTGGTGGTCcattttcaaagtaaatattaTACGCTCTTCTCTTTCCCCCTTTCCCCTTTCACCCCTTCGCCCCCTCACCTTATATATACTCACAACAATTAAACAACCCAAATCatactctcttctcttctcttcttccacttCCCTTATATATCGAACCACTCACAAATACAAACCTTTCCTATATCTCTTCTCTCTCCATCGCACTCGTCGATATCAAAATATGGTTAGTAACTTactattttctttcactttctatttttatgcctatttttgtttagtttattttttatatactgtTCTATGTAACTGTTACTCCTCTGAAAATGATGAAGATTTATTGATACTACCGAACACTGAAGTTCTTATCAGAGATTTCGATTTTTGAAATTTAGGAGTATTCGTTCAATTTTCTAGATTGATATCTTTTCTTTCTGGCCTATTTGAGTTTGATTCGTGGTCGATCTGATCACCGATTGTACACTGAACAGCGTAGAAATCGAAGGATTGTTCATTGAATTGTTGTTCACTTTGTGGTTTTGGCTTAATAGATCTGATTTTGATGTCATTGTCAGTGTCTAATCTGGTAATTGCATTTTAGTTGTAACCGATCAGTTTAACCAGGTATAGGCATTGAACAGTGTAGAATTCAAAGATTATTCATTAGCTTTAACAGATCTGGTTTTGATTTCAATTCCAGTGTTTTAATCTGATATCACATTTAAGCGTAATGATTAGTTTAATGgcataatttgactgatttgatagTGCTATGGATCTACTTCTATCTTTGGCCAACAATTTTGGTAGTCATGTATTATAGTTCCACCGTTTCCTCTTATCTGTCTCTATCACTCTCTGGCAGGTGGTAAGTCCTTTAATTTATTTGGATATAAGAGTAATAGGACAAGTAGGTCCAAAGAAAGCTGGTTGGGAAAAAAAAGTACCAGGTccttgaagaaaaaaattatgattaGGTATCTAAGGAAAAGAGTACCAAATAAATCTCTCAAGAATTACAGTGCTGTATTTATAGGTCCTTAGTGGGGAATGGACTGGGAGACTGACAGAGGGTGAAACTTGTCTAATGTTAAAATTTTCAAGTATCTATAAGTACAATATTGCAATCATTCAGAAACTTTTaggtacttttttctttttcttatggaCCTATAATTCCGTCATAAAATTTTGAGAGTCTTTTTGGTACTTTACTTTCTCTAGGCTGGGATCTACTTGTCCTTCTCCTATTACTATGATTATAATTTGTATCtgaatgcatgaattgaatgatctACCAAAAACTGATAGTGGAAGGAAACCGAGATATTTTACTTATGATTGACATAGCTTGTGGTTTGTTTCCTTggattgttttctttattttctgttctaagttacatatttttgtttttaattgttcCTTGTTTTCATGTAAGGCTGCAAAATTAGTGTGCATTGATTTCGTTTTTCTCTTGAGCAATAAATTAAGAGGCGAAAGCATTAGTTTCTCTGCATCATGCATGACACTGGCTTGCTGCCTTGGATACAATTATTTTGAAATTCGATTTTTGGTAGAACTAAATGCATGTGCTGATGCATAGATAAGAACTAAGATGTAGGGGATCCAGTTGGTGGGGTAAAATTtggctgttcttcttgttgatgtTATGATAATGATCATCCCCGGTTTGTTTTGTTTGTAAAGAGAAATTTTGTTGTGTGTAACTTTGTATTGTACAATAGGACACTACAAGATAGGttgatttttgcattttgcaGCCATTCCACTAAATGGAAAAAACTTCCTGGTGATGGTTGTAGCTCTAGTTactttcgtttttatttttatttattattttttttaatgtttctgTTGTTTGTGAAATATTACAGGCAAATGCAGCATCAGGTATGGCAGTCCATGATGACTGCAAGCTAAAGTTCTTAGAACTCAAGGCCAAGAGGACTTATAGGTTTATCGTTTTCAAGATTGAGGAGAAGCAGAAGCAAGTTGTCGAGAAGCTTGGTGAGCCAGCACAAGGATATGATGATTTCACTGCCAGTCTCCCTGCTGATGAGTGCCGATATGCTGTCTATGATTTTGATTTTGTCACTGAAGAGCTTTGCCAGAAAAGCAGGATTTTCTTCATTGCTTGGTAATGATTCCATAAGTTCTTTGCCGAACAAAGTTGTTAACTATTAACGTTAAACACTTCTTATAATTAACTTCTATCTATAATTTATTCTGTTGCTTCTGTTTGAAGGTCCCCAGATACAGCTAGGGTTAGGAGCAAGATGATTTA is drawn from Arachis hypogaea cultivar Tifrunner chromosome 12, arahy.Tifrunner.gnm2.J5K5, whole genome shotgun sequence and contains these coding sequences:
- the LOC112727243 gene encoding actin-depolymerizing factor 2, with amino-acid sequence MANAASGMAVHDDCKLKFLELKAKRTYRFIVFKIEEKQKQVVEKLGEPAQGYDDFTASLPADECRYAVYDFDFVTEELCQKSRIFFIAWSPDTARVRSKMIYASSKERFKRELDGIQVELQATDPTEMGLDVFRSRTN